Proteins encoded within one genomic window of Hirundo rustica isolate bHirRus1 unplaced genomic scaffold, bHirRus1.pri.v3 scaffold_112_arrow_ctg1, whole genome shotgun sequence:
- the LOC120747620 gene encoding olfactory receptor 14A16-like, producing MFFFLLNLALTDLGSILTTVPKAMHNSLWDTRNISYTGCTAQLFLLIFFLGSELALLTIMCYDRYVSICKPLHYGTLLGSRACAHMAAAAWASGFLYALLHIANTFSLPLCQGNALSQFFCEIPHILKLSCSHSKFRELGILVVGTILAFGCFLFIVFSYVQIFRAVLRIPSEQGRHKAFSTCLPHLAVVSLFVSTGFFAYLKPPSISSPSLDLALSVLYSVVPPALNPLIYSLRNQELKAAVWRLITGHFQKH from the coding sequence atgttcttcttcctgctcaacctggccctcaccgacctgggctccatcctcaccactgtccccaaagccatgcacaattccctctgggacaccaggaacaTCTCTTACACAGGATGTACCGCTCAATTATTTCTCCTTATCTTCTTCCTTGGGTCGGAGCTTGCCCTGCTCACCATCATGTGCTACGACCGCtacgtgtccatctgcaaacccctgcactacgggaccctcctgggcagcagagcttgtgcccacatggcagcagctgcctgggccagtggcTTTCTCTACGCTCTGCTGCACATagccaatacattttccctgcccctgtgccagggcaatGCCCTGagccagttcttctgtgaaatcccacacaTCCTCAAACTCTCCTGCTCACACTCAAAATTCAGGGAACTTGGGATTCTTGTGGTTGGTACCATTTTAGCTTTTGGCTGTtttttgttcattgttttctcctatgtgcagatcttcagggccgtgctgaggatcccctctgagcagggacggcacaaagccttttccacctgcctccctcatcTGGCTGTGGTATCACTGTTTGTCAGCACTGGCTTTTTTGCCTACCTGAAacccccctccatctcctccccatccctggatctggcaCTGTCAGTTCTGTATTcggtggtgcctccagccctgaaccccctcatctatagcctgaggaaccaggagctcaaggctgcagtgtggagactGATCACTGgacattttcagaaacattaa